The following coding sequences lie in one Spirosoma sp. KUDC1026 genomic window:
- a CDS encoding S-adenosylmethionine:tRNA ribosyltransferase-isomerase — protein sequence MPESEPLLLTQFQYELPDDRIARFPLAQRDQSKLLVYRAGAIQHKSFSDLPGLLPEQSFLVFNNTKVIPARLHFTRTTGAVIELFLLNPVSEGDNDELPISQAMERTGSVVWHAMIGNRKRWKSAETLETTLTTPTGNVIVKADWYNQDASTVRLSWEPAELSFAQLIQFAGEIPLPPYLKRDATDADRLTYQTVYSKEEGAVAAPTAGLHFTDAVFAELTARGIGHDYVTLHVGAGTFQPIKSEDVRAHHMHTEEVVYTTENVRHLLAHLDYIIAVGTTSMRALESLYWMGVKLLQSEPDPFRLDQEYAYQWSVTERPAAEAALVAVLKYLTETSRSAVVAHTGIYITPGYQLAICRGIITNFHQPSSTLILLIATLIGDDWRTVYNEALTHDYRFLSYGDSSLLLP from the coding sequence ATGCCTGAATCCGAACCGCTGCTGCTGACCCAGTTTCAGTATGAATTACCCGATGATCGGATCGCTCGATTCCCGCTGGCGCAACGCGATCAGTCTAAACTGCTGGTGTACCGGGCTGGCGCTATTCAGCACAAATCGTTTTCTGATCTGCCCGGACTGCTGCCTGAACAAAGCTTCCTGGTCTTTAATAACACGAAGGTCATTCCGGCACGGCTGCATTTTACCCGGACAACCGGGGCAGTTATTGAGCTGTTCCTGCTGAATCCGGTAAGCGAAGGCGACAACGATGAGTTGCCTATCAGCCAGGCAATGGAACGTACTGGTAGCGTCGTCTGGCACGCCATGATCGGTAACCGGAAACGCTGGAAATCGGCCGAAACACTGGAAACAACGCTGACTACGCCAACCGGCAACGTAATAGTAAAAGCCGACTGGTATAACCAGGATGCTTCGACGGTACGTTTGAGTTGGGAGCCTGCTGAGTTAAGTTTTGCGCAGCTTATTCAGTTTGCCGGTGAAATTCCCCTGCCACCTTACCTCAAACGCGACGCTACCGATGCCGACCGGCTTACCTACCAGACCGTTTATTCTAAAGAAGAAGGGGCGGTGGCGGCTCCCACGGCAGGTTTACATTTTACGGACGCTGTGTTCGCCGAACTGACTGCGCGTGGCATCGGTCATGATTACGTAACACTGCACGTCGGTGCCGGAACTTTCCAGCCGATCAAAAGTGAGGATGTGCGTGCCCATCATATGCACACCGAAGAAGTTGTGTATACGACCGAAAACGTTCGACACTTACTCGCGCATCTGGATTACATTATTGCCGTTGGGACAACATCCATGCGGGCGCTGGAAAGCTTGTACTGGATGGGAGTAAAGTTGCTGCAGAGTGAACCCGATCCGTTCCGACTGGATCAGGAATACGCCTACCAATGGTCGGTAACTGAGCGTCCCGCAGCCGAAGCGGCCTTAGTAGCTGTTCTAAAGTATTTAACGGAGACAAGTCGATCAGCCGTTGTGGCCCACACCGGTATCTATATAACACCGGGCTATCAACTGGCGATCTGCCGGGGAATCATTACCAATTTTCACCAGCCGAGTTCTACGCTGATTCTGCTCATTGCAACTCTTATCGGCGATGACTGGCGCACCGTATATAACGAAGCCCTCACACACGACTATCGCTTTCTAAGCTACGGCGACTCGTCACTGCTTTTACCATAA
- the tyrS gene encoding tyrosine--tRNA ligase: MNFIEELRWRGMLHDMTPGTEERLAEGMTAGYIGFDPTAASLHIGNLATIMLLVHLQRAGHKPYALVGGATGMIGDPSGRSTERDYLSEETLRRNQEGIRGQLTRFLDFDSGENAAEMVNNYDWFKGITFLEFLREAGQHITVNYMIAKDSVKKRLETGLSFMEFSYQLLQGYDFYWLYKNKGVQIQMGGSDQWGNITTGTELIRRKEGREEYQAFALTTPLVTKADGTKFGKSAGGNVWLDPAMTSPYQFYQFWLNATDADCPRLIRVFTLLTREEIEELERQHNEAPHLRILQKAIAKEVTIRVHSQAGYDLAVKASEVLFGKATLETLRSIQVDEFDIIFEGVPQTEISAEELTASKDITDLLSVASRGEVYASKGEARRAITQNAVSINKTKVSDPAASVDLEWLQDRYILVSKGKKNHLLKKI, encoded by the coding sequence ATGAATTTCATCGAAGAACTCCGCTGGCGGGGCATGCTGCACGACATGACCCCCGGCACCGAAGAACGACTTGCCGAAGGGATGACGGCGGGCTACATTGGGTTTGACCCAACGGCCGCGTCACTGCATATTGGTAACCTAGCAACTATTATGCTGCTGGTTCACCTTCAACGCGCGGGGCATAAACCGTATGCCCTGGTGGGTGGCGCAACGGGCATGATCGGCGATCCATCGGGCCGATCAACCGAACGCGATTACCTGTCGGAGGAGACGTTACGTCGTAACCAGGAAGGTATTCGGGGACAGTTGACCCGCTTTCTGGATTTTGATTCGGGCGAAAATGCCGCCGAGATGGTGAATAACTACGACTGGTTCAAAGGAATCACATTTCTCGAGTTTCTGCGTGAAGCAGGACAGCATATTACTGTCAACTATATGATTGCCAAAGATTCCGTAAAGAAGCGCCTGGAAACAGGATTGTCGTTTATGGAATTCTCATACCAGTTATTGCAGGGGTACGATTTTTACTGGTTGTACAAAAACAAAGGCGTTCAGATACAGATGGGCGGCTCTGATCAGTGGGGGAACATCACCACAGGCACTGAACTGATCCGACGTAAAGAAGGCCGGGAGGAGTATCAGGCCTTTGCTCTGACAACGCCGTTAGTCACTAAAGCCGACGGAACCAAATTCGGTAAATCGGCAGGGGGGAATGTATGGCTCGATCCGGCTATGACCTCGCCCTACCAGTTTTATCAGTTCTGGCTGAACGCAACCGACGCCGACTGCCCACGACTCATTCGGGTATTCACACTCCTGACGAGAGAGGAAATTGAAGAACTGGAACGTCAGCATAACGAAGCTCCTCATTTACGAATTCTTCAGAAAGCAATTGCCAAAGAGGTAACAATTCGGGTGCATTCGCAGGCGGGTTACGATCTAGCCGTAAAAGCGTCGGAAGTCCTGTTTGGAAAAGCCACGCTGGAAACACTACGTTCGATCCAGGTCGATGAATTCGATATCATCTTTGAAGGTGTACCACAAACCGAGATTTCGGCTGAGGAATTAACCGCCAGCAAGGACATTACTGATTTGTTGTCGGTCGCCAGTCGAGGAGAAGTGTACGCATCAAAAGGGGAGGCCCGGCGGGCTATCACTCAGAATGCAGTTAGCATCAACAAAACAAAAGTGAGCGATCCAGCAGCCTCTGTTGACTTGGAATGGCTTCAGGACCGCTACATTCTTGTATCGAAGGGTAAGAAAAACCACCTTCTGAAAAAAATTTAA